One Mucilaginibacter ginkgonis genomic region harbors:
- a CDS encoding serine hydrolase domain-containing protein, with amino-acid sequence MTFYPSKIISATCSVLLFLSCSSAPKTGTAPDGKSLPPPDPIKTLRYDPKKADPQIDAFMKHLHQVSNFNGNVLVAKNGKIIYENALGWANHLTRDSLKINSRFELASVSKTMTSTAILMLMERGKLKLDQDVGDFFPNFPYAGITIRLLLTHRSGMMNYVYFIDGIYRSEHRNQRKGITNQQAMDMIAQYKPAPFNKPDKRFLYNNSNFMVLGSIIEKVSGVPYAQFMKENIFKPSGMDHTDVYSKATYDKIPVDVVGHDRNSWKYSVAQNFLDGPVGDKGIYSTVGDLYMFDRAMRANRLISKATQDSAYVNRNPLVHGHFGYGYGWRTFDAPGEKVVYHTGWWHGFRHIFVRDLKRDIVIVLLGNVVNGSLLHLDDLYKMVGTPIIRKGAYSGTGETTDDQ; translated from the coding sequence ATGACATTTTACCCCTCAAAAATTATATCTGCAACCTGCAGCGTTCTCCTGTTCTTATCCTGCTCATCTGCACCCAAAACCGGCACCGCGCCCGATGGTAAATCACTGCCGCCGCCAGACCCGATCAAAACGCTGCGCTATGACCCTAAAAAGGCCGACCCGCAGATAGATGCCTTTATGAAGCACCTGCACCAAGTGAGCAATTTTAACGGTAACGTGCTGGTTGCAAAAAACGGTAAGATCATTTATGAAAACGCGCTTGGCTGGGCCAACCACCTTACCCGCGACAGTCTGAAGATCAATTCGAGGTTTGAACTGGCATCGGTATCAAAGACCATGACCTCTACCGCTATTTTGATGCTGATGGAACGCGGCAAACTCAAGCTGGACCAGGACGTGGGGGATTTCTTTCCTAATTTTCCTTACGCCGGAATTACTATAAGGTTGCTGCTTACGCACCGGTCGGGCATGATGAATTACGTGTATTTCATAGACGGTATATACCGCAGCGAGCACCGCAATCAGCGTAAGGGCATTACCAACCAGCAGGCAATGGATATGATTGCGCAATACAAACCTGCACCATTTAATAAACCCGACAAACGCTTTCTGTACAATAACTCCAACTTTATGGTGCTGGGTTCTATCATAGAAAAAGTAAGCGGTGTGCCGTACGCCCAGTTCATGAAAGAGAACATCTTTAAACCATCGGGCATGGATCATACCGATGTATACTCAAAAGCTACGTATGATAAGATCCCGGTTGATGTTGTAGGGCATGATCGCAACAGCTGGAAATATTCTGTCGCACAAAATTTTCTGGATGGCCCCGTGGGCGATAAAGGCATCTACAGCACTGTTGGCGACTTATATATGTTTGATCGCGCTATGCGGGCAAACAGGCTCATCAGCAAGGCAACGCAAGATTCTGCATATGTTAACCGCAACCCTTTGGTACACGGCCATTTCGGTTACGGTTACGGGTGGCGCACATTTGATGCACCCGGCGAAAAAGTGGTTTACCATACCGGCTGGTGGCATGGGTTCCGCCACATATTTGTACGCGATCTAAAGCGCGACATTGTTATTGTATTATTAGGCAACGTAGTAAACGGCAGCTTGCTGCATCTCGACGACCTGTACAAAATGGTAGGTACGCCGATAATCCGCAAGGGGGCGTACTCAGGCACAGGTGAAACTACGGATGATCAGTAA
- a CDS encoding YbaB/EbfC family nucleoid-associated protein — MFDKLFEAQQKAEESKKRLDAITVIGTAEGGKITVTATANKEIQLVTIDDQFYQQADREELEELLVVALNKAMEQADNIAQSEQAAMAKDMLGGLGNLGDLFK; from the coding sequence ATGTTCGACAAACTATTTGAGGCGCAGCAAAAAGCCGAAGAATCTAAAAAAAGACTCGACGCGATAACTGTTATCGGCACGGCCGAAGGCGGTAAAATTACGGTAACCGCGACAGCCAATAAAGAGATTCAGTTGGTTACTATCGATGACCAGTTTTACCAACAGGCAGACCGTGAAGAACTGGAAGAGTTACTGGTAGTAGCCCTTAATAAAGCCATGGAACAAGCCGACAATATCGCGCAATCTGAACAAGCCGCTATGGCAAAAGATATGCTTGGCGGCTTGGGCAACCTGGGCGACCTGTTTAAATAA
- the fumC gene encoding class II fumarate hydratase, producing the protein MNFRTEHDTMGEVQVPADKYWGAQTERSRNNFKIGPAASMPKEIIEAFAYLKKAAAYTNTDLGVLAAEKRDLIGQVCDEILAGTLDAEFPLVIWQTGSGTQSNMNVNEVVANRAHVLQGNQLGEGKTFIHPNDDVNKSQSSNDTYPTAMHIAAYKVVMETTIPGVEKLRDVLKAKSEAFKNVVKIGRTHLMDATPLTLGQEFSGYVSQLDHGLKALRNTLEHLSELALGGTAVGTGINTPKGYDVKVAEYIAQFTGLPFVTAENKFEALAAHDAIVETHGALKQIAVSLMKIANDIRMLASGPRSGIGEIHIPDNEPGSSIMPGKVNPTQNEAVTMVAAQVMGNDVAISIGGSNGHYELNVFKPVMAANFLQSARLIGDACVSFTDHCAVGIEPNYDGIKKHLENSLMLVTALNPHIGYENAAKIAKTALKENKSLREAAIGLGLLTSEQFDQWVKPEDMIGSLK; encoded by the coding sequence ATGAATTTCAGAACAGAACATGATACCATGGGCGAGGTACAGGTACCTGCCGATAAATACTGGGGCGCACAGACAGAACGCTCGCGAAATAACTTTAAAATTGGGCCAGCGGCTTCTATGCCGAAAGAGATCATAGAGGCGTTTGCTTACCTGAAAAAAGCCGCGGCTTATACCAATACCGACCTGGGCGTTTTGGCTGCTGAAAAGCGCGATCTGATAGGCCAGGTTTGTGATGAAATATTAGCCGGAACACTCGATGCAGAGTTCCCGTTAGTGATCTGGCAAACCGGCTCAGGCACACAATCTAACATGAACGTGAACGAGGTGGTGGCCAACCGCGCGCATGTGCTGCAAGGCAATCAACTGGGTGAGGGTAAAACCTTTATCCATCCTAATGATGATGTGAATAAATCGCAATCGTCTAACGACACCTACCCTACTGCCATGCACATAGCGGCATATAAGGTAGTGATGGAAACAACCATCCCCGGTGTGGAGAAACTGCGCGATGTATTGAAGGCAAAATCAGAAGCATTTAAAAATGTGGTTAAGATTGGCCGCACGCATCTGATGGATGCTACCCCCTTAACTCTTGGCCAGGAATTTTCGGGGTACGTTTCTCAATTAGATCACGGCTTGAAGGCTTTGCGCAACACGCTTGAGCATCTTTCAGAATTAGCCCTTGGTGGTACCGCTGTGGGTACCGGTATCAATACCCCAAAGGGTTATGACGTTAAGGTTGCTGAATATATCGCACAATTTACAGGTCTTCCGTTCGTAACTGCTGAGAATAAATTTGAAGCACTGGCCGCGCATGACGCTATTGTAGAAACGCATGGCGCACTTAAGCAGATCGCGGTTTCGCTGATGAAGATCGCCAATGATATCCGTATGCTGGCATCAGGGCCGCGCTCTGGTATTGGAGAGATACACATCCCCGACAATGAGCCGGGATCTTCTATTATGCCGGGCAAAGTGAACCCAACGCAGAACGAAGCGGTTACCATGGTGGCTGCCCAGGTAATGGGTAATGATGTTGCGATTTCTATCGGCGGTTCTAACGGTCATTACGAGCTGAACGTATTTAAGCCGGTGATGGCCGCTAACTTTCTACAATCGGCAAGGCTGATAGGTGATGCATGCGTTTCCTTTACCGACCATTGCGCCGTTGGCATCGAACCGAATTACGATGGTATCAAAAAGCACCTGGAAAACTCATTGATGCTTGTAACCGCGCTTAACCCACATATAGGTTATGAGAACGCAGCCAAGATCGCTAAAACGGCTTTGAAAGAAAATAAATCGCTGCGCGAAGCCGCCATTGGCTTAGGCTTACTAACCAGCGAGCAGTTTGACCAATGGGTTAAGCCTGAAGACATGATCGGTAGTTTGAAATAA
- a CDS encoding DUF817 domain-containing protein, whose translation MSESLKWFFTFFKLQVCSCIFPFLVFGCLAVSHLFAGVIPRYDFMLIACLLIQSILFYTGVETKDEVLVICVFHLLGLCMELFKVRIGSWSYPEFAYTKIGGVPLYSGFMYASVASYLCQAWRNFNLQMVEWPPHWPVGIVGAMIYINFFTNHYIIDLRYYIGVLILLLFFRAKVIFHINKKPYRMPVIVSFLLIGFFIWLAENVATRFGAWKYAYQHKTWAMVDYHKISSWAFLVIVSYIIVAELKMLKKDISYQQ comes from the coding sequence ATGTCCGAGTCTCTAAAATGGTTTTTCACCTTTTTTAAACTGCAGGTTTGCTCATGCATATTTCCTTTCCTGGTGTTCGGTTGCCTGGCGGTGTCGCATTTGTTTGCAGGTGTCATTCCACGGTATGATTTTATGCTGATCGCATGCCTGCTTATCCAGTCTATATTGTTTTACACAGGAGTAGAAACAAAGGATGAGGTGCTGGTGATCTGCGTGTTCCATCTATTGGGTTTGTGCATGGAATTGTTCAAAGTCAGGATAGGTTCATGGTCATATCCCGAGTTCGCTTACACAAAAATTGGCGGGGTACCTTTGTACAGTGGATTCATGTATGCCAGCGTTGCCAGTTACCTATGCCAGGCGTGGCGTAATTTTAATCTACAAATGGTTGAGTGGCCGCCGCATTGGCCCGTGGGAATTGTTGGCGCCATGATCTATATAAACTTCTTCACCAACCACTATATCATTGATCTACGCTATTACATCGGCGTGTTGATCTTATTGCTCTTTTTCCGGGCAAAAGTTATCTTCCATATTAACAAAAAACCTTACCGCATGCCGGTTATAGTTAGCTTTTTGTTGATTGGGTTTTTTATTTGGCTGGCAGAAAATGTTGCCACGCGTTTCGGCGCCTGGAAGTATGCTTATCAGCACAAGACCTGGGCGATGGTAGATTATCACAAAATAAGCTCGTGGGCGTTTTTAGTGATTGTTAGCTACATCATAGTTGCAGAACTTAAAATGTTAAAAAAGGACATTAGCTATCAGCAATAA
- a CDS encoding PepSY-associated TM helix domain-containing protein gives MTRTKKSILFIHRWLGFITGLVVFIVSITGCIFCFQDEIQDAMHIYRKVEVQSKPFLPPSILKKKAIAMYPGSTATYIYYLANNRPAYVLVSSKKDGYMGVYFNPYTGQYTHTENYAKNLFIIVEYIHLYLLLPPKIGQMVVGVSVLIFVAIMITGIILWWPKRKSDRKRSFTIKWGGRWRRVNYDLHNVLGFYATSIAIVLAVTGLSISFQWVTKGINKAVNLGKDYPVESLFPVSDSLGKAKAVKHSVADSAFRYVQKRSPNGQMFLIADDESAAGTVSLTAYQKSMNFGCQDNYIFDRYNGKLLKYLPNAKKSPGLKLNDLNYDIHVGQVGGITTKIIAFLASLICASLPITGFIVWLGKRKKKPKGKALRHPVKAKITV, from the coding sequence TTGACAAGAACTAAAAAGTCCATATTATTTATTCATCGCTGGCTCGGTTTCATTACCGGGCTGGTGGTGTTTATAGTGAGTATTACAGGTTGCATTTTTTGCTTTCAGGACGAGATACAGGATGCCATGCACATCTATCGAAAGGTGGAAGTGCAGAGCAAGCCTTTCCTTCCGCCCTCGATCCTTAAAAAGAAAGCCATTGCCATGTACCCGGGCTCTACGGCAACCTATATTTACTATCTGGCAAATAACCGGCCGGCATACGTGTTGGTGTCATCAAAAAAAGATGGTTACATGGGCGTTTATTTTAACCCGTACACTGGGCAGTATACCCATACAGAAAACTACGCCAAAAACCTGTTTATCATCGTAGAATACATTCACCTTTACCTGCTGCTGCCGCCTAAGATAGGCCAGATGGTGGTTGGTGTATCGGTGCTGATATTTGTGGCGATCATGATCACCGGTATTATTTTGTGGTGGCCTAAACGCAAAAGCGACCGTAAGCGCAGCTTTACCATAAAGTGGGGCGGCCGCTGGCGCAGGGTTAATTATGACCTGCATAACGTGCTGGGCTTCTATGCTACCTCAATCGCTATTGTACTGGCCGTAACGGGATTATCCATTTCATTTCAATGGGTAACAAAGGGTATAAACAAAGCGGTTAATTTAGGGAAAGACTATCCTGTCGAAAGTTTGTTCCCTGTATCCGATTCGCTTGGCAAAGCTAAAGCTGTAAAGCATTCCGTCGCGGATAGCGCGTTTAGATATGTGCAGAAACGTTCGCCAAACGGACAGATGTTTTTGATTGCCGATGACGAGTCTGCCGCCGGAACGGTGAGCCTGACCGCTTATCAAAAGTCCATGAATTTTGGCTGCCAGGACAATTATATATTTGACCGTTATAACGGAAAATTGCTTAAATATTTGCCGAATGCAAAAAAGAGCCCAGGCTTGAAGCTTAACGACCTGAATTACGATATCCACGTGGGCCAGGTTGGCGGCATTACCACCAAGATCATCGCATTTTTAGCCAGCCTGATATGCGCGTCTCTGCCGATAACAGGCTTTATTGTTTGGCTGGGCAAACGTAAAAAGAAACCAAAGGGCAAGGCCTTAAGGCACCCGGTGAAAGCGAAAATTACAGTTTAG
- a CDS encoding transferrin receptor-like dimerization domain-containing protein — translation MKKIFTLSLLALGTLAQAQDKPITGFSAASSAQEVIREKQFDQSLSAERIGQNIKQLAAVPHHLGSPGGKAVADAILQKYKSYGLDAHIETYNVLFPTPKTRVLEMTGPTAYTAVLKEPALAEDATSGQAGQLPTYNAWSADGDVTGELVFVNYGLPDDYDQLQKMGVDVKGKIVIAKYGRSWRGIKPKVAYEHGAIGCIIYSDPKDDGYSQGDVYPKGAYKSEYGVQRGSVLDMVIYPGDPLTPGEGATKDAKRIDRLQAPTILKIPVLPISYHDAQPFLAALQGPVAPADWRGGLPITYHVGPGKTTVHLKLEFNWDMVPCYDVIAKIKGSKYPDEWVMRGNHHDAWVNGASDPISGQAAMLDEAKAMGDLLKTGWRPKRSIVYCSWDGEEPSLIGSTEYAEEHAKELQQKAVVYINSDSNGRGFLNAGGSHALEDMMTEIEKTVLDPQYKVSVFERKKAREVVAASSVKKKKELLADDIDHMEALGSGSDYTGFLQHLAIPTIDLGFGGEEGSGDYHSIYDSYDSYSRFKDHNFMYGPALASVAGRATLRIADADVLPFDFRSLYKTIDGYSTEVAELANQMRETTKMNNELIKANNYSLSYDPDKHLPQPETKSEVPAIDFSPLKTALQALKQSTDQLGINYEKAVAAGKDDDALNQKLYHAEQKLLMVDGLPKRPWFKHALYAPGFYTGYGVKTLPGIREAIEQRDWAEAKKQIDGAAGAITKLANYLGANPAP, via the coding sequence ATGAAAAAGATATTTACCCTTAGTTTACTGGCTTTAGGCACACTTGCACAAGCACAAGACAAGCCCATTACGGGCTTTTCGGCGGCTTCTTCGGCGCAAGAAGTCATCCGTGAAAAGCAATTCGATCAATCACTAAGCGCCGAACGTATCGGTCAAAATATCAAACAACTGGCCGCCGTTCCGCACCATTTGGGTTCGCCGGGTGGTAAAGCGGTTGCCGACGCTATTCTGCAGAAATATAAAAGCTACGGGTTAGACGCGCACATAGAAACCTATAACGTTTTGTTCCCTACGCCAAAAACACGGGTACTGGAAATGACCGGCCCGACTGCCTACACAGCCGTATTGAAAGAACCTGCTTTGGCAGAAGATGCCACATCGGGCCAGGCAGGGCAGTTGCCTACCTATAACGCATGGAGTGCCGACGGTGACGTGACCGGTGAGCTGGTCTTTGTAAACTATGGCCTGCCCGATGATTATGACCAGCTGCAAAAAATGGGAGTGGATGTAAAGGGCAAAATAGTGATCGCTAAATACGGCCGCTCATGGCGCGGTATAAAACCAAAGGTGGCTTATGAGCATGGCGCTATTGGATGTATCATATATTCAGATCCGAAAGATGACGGTTACTCGCAGGGCGATGTGTATCCAAAAGGCGCTTACAAAAGTGAGTATGGTGTACAGCGCGGATCGGTGCTGGATATGGTGATCTACCCCGGTGACCCGCTTACCCCTGGCGAGGGTGCAACAAAAGATGCCAAACGTATAGACCGCCTGCAGGCGCCAACCATATTGAAAATACCGGTGCTGCCAATCAGTTACCACGATGCGCAGCCATTCCTGGCAGCGTTGCAGGGCCCTGTCGCACCGGCCGACTGGCGCGGCGGCTTGCCCATTACCTATCACGTAGGCCCGGGTAAAACAACCGTGCATTTAAAGCTTGAATTTAACTGGGATATGGTGCCTTGTTATGACGTGATCGCCAAAATTAAAGGCTCAAAATATCCCGACGAGTGGGTAATGCGCGGCAATCACCACGATGCCTGGGTAAACGGTGCCAGCGACCCCATCAGCGGTCAGGCGGCCATGCTTGATGAGGCAAAAGCCATGGGCGACCTGTTGAAAACAGGCTGGCGGCCAAAGCGCTCTATCGTTTACTGTTCTTGGGACGGAGAAGAGCCAAGCCTCATTGGGTCTACAGAGTATGCTGAAGAGCATGCCAAAGAGCTGCAGCAAAAGGCAGTAGTTTACATCAACTCTGATAGCAACGGCCGCGGTTTCCTTAATGCGGGCGGCTCGCACGCGCTGGAGGATATGATGACCGAGATCGAGAAAACAGTTTTAGACCCGCAATATAAAGTGAGCGTTTTTGAGCGCAAAAAAGCGCGCGAAGTGGTGGCGGCGTCATCCGTGAAAAAGAAGAAAGAGCTGCTAGCCGACGATATCGACCACATGGAAGCATTGGGCTCAGGGTCTGACTATACTGGGTTTTTGCAACACCTGGCGATCCCTACTATCGACCTGGGCTTTGGCGGTGAAGAGGGCAGCGGTGACTACCATTCCATCTATGACTCTTACGATAGCTACTCGCGTTTTAAGGACCACAATTTTATGTATGGCCCGGCTTTGGCGTCTGTCGCGGGGCGCGCGACGTTGCGCATTGCAGATGCTGATGTGCTGCCATTTGATTTTCGCAGTTTGTACAAAACCATTGATGGTTACAGCACAGAGGTTGCAGAGCTGGCTAACCAAATGCGCGAGACTACAAAAATGAACAACGAGCTCATCAAGGCAAACAATTACAGCCTGTCTTACGACCCCGACAAACATCTGCCGCAGCCCGAGACGAAGTCTGAAGTACCTGCGATAGATTTTAGTCCGCTGAAAACCGCATTGCAAGCACTGAAACAAAGCACAGATCAGTTGGGCATTAATTACGAAAAAGCTGTTGCTGCCGGTAAAGATGATGACGCGCTTAACCAAAAACTGTATCATGCAGAGCAGAAATTGCTAATGGTTGACGGATTGCCTAAGCGCCCATGGTTCAAGCATGCGCTGTATGCGCCGGGCTTTTATACCGGCTACGGCGTAAAAACATTACCCGGTATCCGCGAAGCAATTGAGCAACGCGACTGGGCGGAAGCCAAGAAACAAATAGACGGGGCTGCAGGGGCTATTACCAAACTGGCTAATTATCTGGGTGCGAATCCGGCTCCGTGA
- a CDS encoding S1/P1 nuclease encodes MKLSIKNIIAAIAIMYLPLQSMAWGQEGHRICGQIADSYLSPKARKAVQAILGNESVAISSTWADFIKSDPDYSYLSSWHYIDFDSPLTYSQMVDFLAADKNVDAYTKLQFMIGELKKPNLPKKEKLLYLRMVIHVVEDIHQPMHTAKTSDKGGNDVKVNWFNEPSNLHSVWDSKLIDFQGLSYTEYANWINHTTTAERAAWQKQPISQWIYDSSVIANKIYAETKPEDTLNYKYNFKFIDTVNQQMLKAGVHLAGLLNQIFG; translated from the coding sequence ATGAAATTATCTATCAAAAACATTATCGCGGCAATCGCCATCATGTACCTGCCGCTTCAAAGTATGGCATGGGGACAAGAAGGCCACCGCATTTGCGGCCAAATCGCCGACAGCTATTTATCACCAAAGGCGCGCAAAGCGGTCCAGGCTATTTTAGGGAACGAGTCGGTTGCGATATCAAGTACCTGGGCCGACTTTATCAAGTCTGACCCTGACTACAGTTATTTGTCGTCGTGGCATTATATCGACTTCGATTCGCCGCTTACCTACTCGCAAATGGTAGATTTTTTGGCGGCTGATAAGAACGTCGACGCGTACACCAAACTACAATTCATGATAGGCGAGTTAAAAAAGCCAAACTTGCCGAAAAAAGAAAAGCTGCTTTATTTACGCATGGTTATCCATGTGGTAGAAGATATCCACCAGCCAATGCATACCGCTAAAACCAGTGATAAAGGCGGCAATGATGTTAAGGTAAACTGGTTTAACGAGCCCAGCAATCTCCATTCTGTTTGGGACAGCAAGCTGATAGACTTCCAGGGATTAAGCTATACGGAATATGCCAACTGGATAAACCACACAACAACTGCAGAACGTGCCGCGTGGCAAAAACAGCCCATCAGTCAGTGGATATATGATTCGTCGGTTATAGCTAACAAGATATATGCTGAAACTAAGCCCGAAGACACACTTAACTATAAATACAATTTTAAGTTCATTGATACGGTTAACCAGCAAATGTTAAAGGCAGGTGTTCACCTGGCAGGTTTGCTTAATCAAATATTCGGATAA
- a CDS encoding TonB-dependent receptor has protein sequence MNSTFTKFTHALMVIMLFMASASFAQKLRGTVKGYIFTADNKPADNVSVALRGTSYGTITNTDGYFELKAPEGSYQITLTHVGVQPKTYNVQIYSGQTVTLPNTVINADNASLREVSVSGSKINKFKFKRSETVAKMPLDNLENPQVYSTIGADLMIEQSAFTVDDAVKNAPGLQTMWNATGRGGDGGSYYNSRGFILQSQLRNGVAGNVTNTIDGVNIDRIEVIKGPSATLFGSTLTSYGGLINRVTKKPYDTFGGSVSVTAGNLDYKRASFDVNTPLNASKTLLFRLNGAYTYQEGTQDNYFNRSGAIAPVFLYKVNDRLSIQAEAELLYGKNSAQAYFFFPYGVNVSALGATTPEGLGIDIHKSYFDRSLAQNTRNTNFVGTVNYKISNSFTSQTVVTTTQSYSNGFNPYFYLSPGKIIGRYDQSTLNSISNNTEVQENINGDFRIGELRNRLLIGLDYFHVNSKQMYLEGFFDNAPLNNTFNYSNFNYANFGSVYAGGATPTNSYPYYYKTSTYSAYVSDVLNLTDQLSALAALRVDNFHNNGSQNPFTGAISGNYNQTALSPKFGLVFQPVKDQVSLFANYQNGFTNVTGTTFDGKTFKPQQANQVEGGVKLDIFNGKLSTTLSYYSINVTNLVRADVAHPNFSIQNGTQLSKGFEAEVIANPFAGFNLTGGFAYNDSKLTAADADVEGRRPSTAMSPYSANLWVSYRLQDPVLKGLGVGFGLNYASENHIVNSVSQGVFSLPAYTILRGSLFYDQPKYRLGLTVNNLTDKAYYIGYTTINPQNLRQFLATATFKF, from the coding sequence ATGAATTCGACTTTTACCAAATTTACACACGCGCTAATGGTGATCATGCTGTTTATGGCATCGGCATCATTCGCTCAAAAACTCAGAGGAACTGTTAAAGGATATATCTTTACCGCAGACAACAAACCGGCAGACAACGTAAGCGTTGCATTGCGCGGCACGTCATATGGCACCATCACCAATACCGATGGCTATTTTGAATTAAAAGCTCCAGAAGGGTCATACCAGATTACGCTTACCCACGTAGGCGTACAGCCAAAAACCTATAATGTGCAGATCTACTCAGGCCAGACCGTAACCTTGCCAAACACCGTTATCAACGCAGATAATGCTTCGCTTCGCGAAGTAAGTGTGAGCGGCAGCAAGATCAACAAGTTTAAATTTAAACGCAGCGAAACCGTAGCCAAGATGCCTTTGGATAATCTTGAAAATCCGCAGGTATACAGTACCATTGGTGCCGATCTGATGATAGAGCAATCGGCCTTTACCGTTGACGACGCGGTTAAAAACGCGCCCGGCTTACAAACCATGTGGAATGCCACAGGCCGTGGCGGCGATGGCGGCAGCTATTACAACTCGCGCGGTTTTATCCTGCAAAGCCAGCTGCGCAACGGCGTGGCAGGTAACGTAACCAATACCATCGACGGGGTAAATATAGACCGTATAGAGGTGATAAAAGGCCCTTCTGCAACGCTGTTCGGCAGCACCTTAACATCATATGGTGGCTTGATCAACCGCGTCACTAAAAAACCTTATGACACTTTTGGCGGCAGCGTTTCTGTAACCGCGGGTAACCTCGATTATAAACGCGCCAGCTTTGATGTGAACACACCGCTTAACGCGAGCAAAACTCTGCTGTTCAGGTTAAATGGCGCTTACACTTACCAGGAAGGCACACAAGACAACTATTTTAACCGCAGCGGCGCAATTGCCCCGGTATTTCTCTACAAGGTAAACGACCGTCTGAGCATACAAGCCGAAGCGGAATTACTTTATGGTAAAAACTCTGCACAAGCGTATTTCTTTTTCCCTTACGGTGTAAATGTATCAGCGCTGGGCGCAACCACGCCTGAGGGTTTGGGCATAGATATTCATAAATCGTACTTCGACAGAAGCCTTGCTCAGAATACCCGCAACACCAACTTTGTAGGTACGGTTAATTACAAGATATCTAACAGCTTTACCTCACAAACGGTAGTAACAACTACCCAAAGCTACTCTAACGGTTTTAACCCATACTTTTACCTAAGCCCGGGAAAGATCATTGGCCGTTACGATCAGTCTACCCTTAACAGCATCAGCAATAACACAGAGGTACAAGAAAATATTAATGGCGATTTCAGGATTGGCGAATTACGCAACCGTTTATTGATCGGCCTGGATTATTTCCATGTAAATTCTAAACAAATGTACCTGGAAGGCTTTTTTGATAATGCACCGTTGAACAATACTTTCAACTACAGCAATTTTAATTATGCCAACTTTGGCAGTGTGTATGCCGGCGGCGCTACACCAACTAACTCATATCCTTACTATTACAAAACCAGCACTTACAGCGCTTATGTTTCTGATGTGCTGAACCTGACAGATCAATTGAGCGCGCTTGCCGCATTACGCGTTGACAATTTCCATAACAATGGCAGCCAGAACCCTTTTACAGGCGCCATCAGCGGCAATTATAACCAAACCGCGCTTTCTCCAAAATTTGGTTTGGTGTTCCAGCCGGTTAAAGACCAGGTTTCTTTATTCGCCAATTATCAGAACGGTTTTACCAACGTAACCGGGACAACTTTTGACGGTAAGACCTTTAAACCACAGCAAGCAAACCAGGTTGAAGGCGGTGTGAAACTGGATATCTTTAATGGCAAATTAAGCACTACCCTAAGCTACTACAGTATTAACGTAACCAATTTGGTTAGGGCCGATGTTGCACACCCTAACTTCTCTATTCAAAACGGAACGCAACTGAGCAAAGGTTTCGAAGCCGAAGTTATTGCCAACCCTTTTGCAGGTTTCAACCTGACCGGTGGTTTCGCTTACAACGACTCTAAACTAACCGCTGCCGATGCAGACGTAGAAGGTCGCAGGCCAAGTACCGCTATGTCGCCATACTCTGCAAACCTATGGGTAAGCTACCGCTTACAAGACCCTGTGCTTAAAGGTTTAGGCGTGGGCTTTGGCTTAAACTACGCGAGCGAAAACCACATTGTAAACAGTGTTAGCCAGGGTGTGTTTAGCTTACCGGCATACACTATCTTAAGAGGTTCACTGTTCTATGATCAGCCTAAATACAGATTAGGTTTAACCGTTAATAACCTTACAGACAAGGCTTATTATATTGGCTACACCACCATCAATCCGCAAAATTTAAGGCAATTCCTGGCAACTGCTACCTTTAAGTTTTAA
- a CDS encoding fumarate hydratase, with protein MYTRPLALYLSVLTLLLTQACSFNPPLQQKGEAVVQGIWQQDTSAVNKVLVNFQTYNFKFSCDSFYVEQHNFSKVNYGADTCMRSGKWTEYAKGTYELRHDTLTLKGQFCNPNFSLKKEGGCFRFGNYEESFKIKKEADSVYQYLNLSATNAFKIHRTKNITCIPKPL; from the coding sequence ATGTATACAAGACCTTTAGCCCTTTACCTTTCAGTTTTAACCTTGCTGCTTACCCAAGCCTGCTCGTTCAATCCGCCATTGCAGCAAAAGGGCGAAGCGGTAGTACAGGGTATCTGGCAGCAGGATACTTCGGCGGTTAATAAAGTATTGGTCAACTTTCAAACCTATAACTTCAAGTTCAGCTGCGATTCTTTTTACGTCGAACAACATAATTTTAGCAAGGTAAACTATGGGGCGGATACCTGTATGCGCAGTGGTAAATGGACCGAGTATGCTAAAGGGACGTATGAGTTGAGGCATGACACGCTTACCCTTAAAGGCCAGTTTTGCAATCCCAATTTTAGCTTGAAAAAAGAAGGCGGCTGTTTCCGCTTTGGCAATTATGAAGAGTCTTTTAAGATTAAAAAAGAAGCAGATTCTGTTTACCAATATTTAAATTTGTCGGCAACAAACGCCTTCAAAATCCATCGTACAAAAAACATCACCTGCATACCAAAACCATTGTAA